A single region of the Oryzias latipes chromosome 21, ASM223467v1 genome encodes:
- the LOC111946751 gene encoding uncharacterized protein LOC111946751, protein MSDAGALFKFFKVHLKQNRAKRLVFHGPNNLLKGRKMLIAGMSNNEKKKSSDVTPQQNGILSLLVSFCNKEKKQEMRRSKAETVSLVLMDVRAACCLQAFLSGRKCSAPSAAAAPFRLRAMTKPGLKIAASQDPPVRHVKQQRAAQSLQPCDAEYAADVADTADVAYAADATDAADVADTVDAADVADTADVAYAADATDAADAADVADTADAADVADTADVAYAADATDAADAADVADTADAADVADTADVAYAADATDAADAADVADTADAADVADTADVAYAADATDAADAADVADTADAADVADTADVAYAADATDAADAADVADTADAADVADTADVAYAADATDAADAADVADTADAADVADTADVAYAADATDAADAADVADTADAADVADTADVAYAADATDAADVADTADAADVADTADVAYAADATDAADAADVADTADAADVADTADVAYAADATDAADAADVADTADAADVADTADVAYAADATDAADAADVADTADAADVADTADVAYAADATDAADAADVAETADAADVADTADVAYAADATDAADAADVADTADAADVADTADVAYAADATDAADAADVADTADAADVADTADVAYAADATDAADAADVSDTADAADVADTADVAYAADATDAADAADVADTADAADVADTADVAYAADATDAADAADVADTADAADVADTADVAYAADATDAADAADVADTADATDAADAADVADTADVAYAADATDAADAADVADTADVADTADVADTADAFTPQKAMFAFSLLETARRLLGVSPK, encoded by the coding sequence ATGTCTGATGCAGGAGCACTTTTCAAATTCTTCAAGGttcatttgaaacaaaacagagcAAAAAGGCTTGTTTTTCACGGCCCCAACAATCTGTTGAAGGGAAGGAAAATGCTCATTGCAGGTATGTCTaacaatgagaagaaaaaatccTCTGATGTCACTCCTCAACAAAATGGCATTCTCTCTTTGTTGGTGTCATTCtgcaacaaagagaaaaaacaggaaatgagaaGGAGCAAAgcagaaactgtttctttgGTTCTCATGGACGTTAGAGCTGCATGCTGCCTTCAGGCCTTTTTGTCAGGCAGAAAGTGTTCTGCaccttcagctgcagcagctccgtTCAGACTGAGAGCGATGACGAAACCAGGGCTAAAAATAGCCGCCTCCCAGGATCCCCCTGTCCGCCACGTTAAACAACAGAGAGCCGCTCAGAGCCTGCAGCCGTGTGATGCTGAATACGCAGCAGACGTTGCAGACACCGCAGATGTTGCATATGCTGCAGATGCCACAGACGCTGCAGATGTCGCAGACACCGTAGATGCTGCAGACGTTGCAGACACCGCAGATGTCGCATATGCTGCAGATGCCACAGACGCTGCAGATGCAGCAGATGTCGCAGACACCGCAGATGCAGCAGACGTTGCAGACACCGCAGATGTCGCATATGCTGCAGATGCCACAGACGCTGCAGATGCAGCAGATGTCGCAGACACCGCAGATGCTGCAGACGTTGCAGACACCGCAGATGTCGCATATGCTGCAGATGCCACAGACGCTGCAGATGCAGCAGATGTCGCAGACACCGCAGATGCTGCAGACGTTGCAGACACCGCAGATGTCGCATATGCTGCAGATGCCACAGACGCTGCAGATGCAGCAGATGTCGCAGACACCGCAGATGCTGCAGACGTTGCAGACACCGCAGATGTCGCATATGCTGCAGATGCCACAGACGCTGCAGATGCAGCAGATGTCGCAGACACCGCAGATGCTGCAGACGTTGCAGACACCGCAGATGTCGCATATGCTGCAGATGCCACAGACGCTGCAGATGCAGCAGATGTCGCAGACACCGCAGATGCAGCAGACGTTGCAGACACCGCAGATGTCGCATATGCTGCAGATGCCACAGACGCTGCAGATGCAGCAGATGTCGCAGACACCGCAGATGCTGCAGACGTTGCAGACACCGCAGATGTCGCATATGCTGCAGATGCCACAGACGCAGCAGATGTCGCAGACACCGCAGATGCTGCAGACGTTGCAGACACCGCAGATGTCGCATATGCTGCAGATGCCACAGACGCTGCAGATGCAGCAGATGTCGCAGACACCGCAGATGCTGCAGACGTTGCAGACACCGCAGATGTCGCATATGCTGCAGATGCCACAGACGCTGCAGATGCAGCAGATGTCGCAGACACCGCAGATGCTGCAGACGTTGCAGACACCGCAGATGTCGCATATGCTGCAGATGCCACAGACGCTGCAGATGCAGCAGATGTCGCAGACACCGCAGATGCTGCAGACGTTGCAGACACCGCAGATGTCGCATATGCTGCAGATGCCACAGACGCTGCAGATGCAGCAGATGTCGCAGAAACCGCAGATGCTGCAGACGTTGCAGACACCGCAGATGTCGCATATGCTGCAGATGCCACAGACGCTGCAGATGCAGCAGATGTCGCAGACACCGCAGATGCTGCAGACGTTGCAGACACCGCAGATGTCGCATATGCTGCAGATGCCACAGACGCTGCAGATGCAGCAGATGTCGCAGACACCGCAGATGCTGCAGACGTTGCAGACACCGCAGATGTCGCATATGCTGCAGATGCCACAGACGCTGCAGATGCAGCAGATGTCTCAGACACCGCAGATGCAGCAGACGTTGCAGACACCGCAGATGTCGCATATGCTGCAGATGCCACAGACGCTGCAGATGCAGCAGATGTCGCAGACACCGCAGATGCAGCAGACGTTGCAGACACCGCAGATGTCGCATATGCTGCAGATGCCACAGACGCTGCAGATGCAGCAGATGTCGCAGACACCGCAGATGCTGCAGACGTTGCAGACACCGCAGATGTCGCATATGCTGCAGATGCCACAGACGCTGCAGATGCAGCAGATGTCGCAGACACCGCAGATGCCACAGACGCTGCAGATGCAGCAGATGTCGCAGACACCGCAGATGTCGCATATGCTGCAGATGCCACAGACGCTGCAGATGCAGCAGATGTCGCAGACACCGCAGATGTCGCAGACACCGCAGATGTCGCAGACACCGCAGATGCCTTCACCCCCCAGAAAGCCATGTTTGCTTTCTCGTTACTGGAAACTGCGAGACGTCTGTTGGGCGTTTCACCCAAATGA